The following proteins are co-located in the Bacteroidales bacterium genome:
- a CDS encoding Gfo/Idh/MocA family oxidoreductase: MKRRNFIKVTSIGTAAAASSLYFPSLHQDRKLKIGLIGAGWYGMVITKAALKVGGVEVIAICDVDSSHLSASADELEKLQGLRPKTFKYYQELLDLKGLEAVFIGTMPHWHALQFIAACKKGLDIYCEKPLAYDIAEGIAMVSAANKAGNIVQLGFQRRQSAAFMKTKELIESGKIGNVHQIVAQIHYNPGPQDNTIQAPPASLDWEEWCGPAPKLDYRPNIGHKAWRLEKEYGNGHLTDWGIHHIDIIRKIMNESMPEEFYTRGGNFTYEGKITTPDTLTANMAFKKASVVWQHRLWGPGDPVKEFNNGIIFHGEKGSIFAEDNKVAIFPTGRDAKREDLNIPTPLMQENHVETFIKAVRAKDKNLIACTPEDAFQSTATVQLAMISYYTGTLVKWDQQKKEIIGNPEASKLLKREYRGKYIHP, translated from the coding sequence ATGAAAAGAAGAAATTTTATTAAAGTTACTTCCATTGGAACTGCAGCTGCTGCATCATCATTATATTTTCCATCGCTTCATCAAGACAGAAAACTGAAGATAGGCCTTATTGGCGCCGGCTGGTATGGCATGGTAATAACTAAGGCAGCCCTTAAAGTAGGTGGAGTAGAAGTGATTGCTATATGCGATGTTGATTCGTCACATCTTTCAGCAAGTGCTGACGAACTTGAGAAACTTCAGGGATTACGTCCCAAAACATTCAAATATTATCAGGAACTTCTTGATCTGAAGGGCCTGGAAGCTGTTTTCATCGGAACAATGCCTCACTGGCATGCTTTGCAGTTTATTGCAGCCTGCAAAAAAGGTCTTGATATTTATTGTGAAAAGCCTCTTGCATATGATATAGCAGAAGGAATTGCAATGGTTAGTGCTGCAAATAAGGCTGGCAACATTGTTCAGCTGGGATTTCAGAGGCGGCAAAGTGCTGCATTCATGAAAACAAAAGAGCTCATTGAAAGCGGAAAGATTGGTAATGTTCATCAGATTGTTGCTCAGATTCACTATAATCCGGGACCACAGGATAATACAATACAGGCTCCGCCGGCATCTCTTGACTGGGAAGAGTGGTGCGGACCAGCCCCAAAGCTCGACTATAGGCCAAATATCGGTCATAAGGCCTGGAGACTGGAAAAGGAATATGGAAACGGACATCTCACTGATTGGGGAATTCATCATATTGATATCATTCGGAAGATAATGAATGAGAGCATGCCGGAAGAGTTCTATACCAGAGGTGGTAACTTCACATATGAGGGTAAAATCACAACACCCGATACCCTCACTGCTAACATGGCTTTCAAAAAGGCGTCGGTAGTATGGCAGCACCGCTTGTGGGGTCCAGGTGACCCGGTGAAAGAATTTAATAACGGGATCATCTTCCATGGAGAGAAAGGGTCAATCTTTGCAGAAGATAACAAGGTTGCGATTTTCCCAACCGGTAGAGATGCAAAAAGAGAAGATCTTAATATTCCGACTCCATTAATGCAGGAGAATCATGTTGAGACATTCATTAAAGCTGTGAGAGCCAAAGATAAAAACCTTATTGCCTGTACACCCGAAGATGCATTCCAGTCTACAGCTACTGTTCAGCTGGCCATGATTTCATATTATACCGGAACACTCGTAAAATGGGATCAGCAAAAGAAAGAGATCATTGGAAATCCGGAAGCATCCAAATTACTTAAGAGAGAATACCGGGGGAAATATATTCACCCCTGA
- a CDS encoding outer membrane lipoprotein-sorting protein, with amino-acid sequence MKTKILALLLLLPIYQAAAQEPDASGIMDKSRELSMAGSMSANINLTILEKNGTTRSRTISMTTRSYPERQEKRFIKFLEPADVRGTAMLIIDNSNSADEMWIYLPALKKTRRIVSSEKGKSFMSSEFSNADMSSPAPADFTNKHMEGSGKNGKWIIESRPVNEDKADEYGYSRKISYLMMEKYQIEKMEFYNFDNELFKIIEIKSVYPLQDGKYLVKEMTAENIITKRKSVILMTKIIEGAKVDDSVFSLQNLER; translated from the coding sequence ATGAAGACAAAAATTTTAGCATTATTACTGCTTCTTCCGATATACCAGGCAGCGGCACAAGAGCCTGATGCCTCAGGTATAATGGACAAAAGCAGGGAATTAAGTATGGCAGGTTCGATGAGTGCAAATATTAACCTTACCATCCTAGAAAAGAACGGCACAACACGATCCAGAACAATCTCAATGACAACCAGGAGTTACCCTGAGAGACAGGAAAAAAGATTTATAAAATTTTTAGAACCCGCTGATGTCAGAGGCACAGCTATGCTAATCATTGATAACAGCAACAGTGCAGATGAGATGTGGATCTATTTACCGGCACTAAAGAAAACAAGGAGAATTGTAAGCTCCGAAAAAGGTAAAAGTTTTATGAGTTCTGAATTTTCAAATGCCGATATGAGTTCCCCTGCACCGGCAGATTTTACAAATAAGCATATGGAAGGATCTGGAAAAAACGGTAAATGGATTATAGAAAGCAGACCGGTAAACGAAGACAAAGCTGATGAGTATGGCTATTCAAGGAAGATAAGCTACTTGATGATGGAAAAGTATCAGATTGAAAAAATGGAGTTTTATAATTTTGATAATGAGCTATTTAAAATAATTGAGATCAAGAGTGTTTATCCCCTTCAGGATGGAAAATACCTGGTAAAAGAAATGACTGCAGAAAATATCATAACAAAAAGAAAATCAGTGATTTTAATGACTAAAATTATTGAGGGAGCCAAGGTTGATGACTCGGTATTTAGCTTACAGAATCTCGAAAGGTGA
- a CDS encoding anaerobic sulfatase-maturation protein encodes MKNILFTDALKLNRPTAFNVMVKPTGPVCNLNCTYCYYLEKSKLFPGKSDFKMKEDVLENFIKNYIEVQDVPVVTFTWQGGEPTLLGLDYFINIIELQKKYAGGKAIENAFQTNGTKLNDDWCKFFTDNNILVGISIDGEEHNHDHYRKTNSGGPTFKRVMKGVELLHKNKVEFNTLSVVNSYNVHYATETYRFLKKIGSGFIQFLPVVERNTNKPGAEELNLVAPSFGPDARVTDWSVGAKDFGKFLITIFNEWVRNDVARYYVQIFDTTLANYVGEMPGLCVFSETCGDALVMEHNGDLFSCDHYVYPEYFLGNIMEKPILDMVKSQRQFDFGIDKRNKLPRYCLQCDVRYACHGECPKHRFINSPDGQPGLNYLCEGYKMFFHHVEPYMDYMAKELKNKRPPANVMQWIRNKDSQVVKPVLPERNDPCPCGSEKKFKNCCAGLPIYKM; translated from the coding sequence ATGAAAAACATTCTCTTTACCGATGCTCTGAAACTCAACAGGCCGACAGCCTTCAATGTGATGGTAAAACCAACAGGGCCTGTTTGTAATCTTAATTGCACCTATTGCTATTATCTTGAGAAGAGTAAACTTTTTCCCGGAAAGAGTGATTTCAAGATGAAAGAAGATGTCCTGGAGAATTTTATCAAAAATTATATTGAAGTACAGGATGTTCCTGTCGTAACTTTTACCTGGCAAGGCGGAGAACCTACCCTTCTGGGACTGGATTATTTTATAAATATTATTGAATTACAGAAGAAATATGCTGGTGGAAAGGCAATTGAAAATGCATTCCAGACAAACGGAACCAAACTTAATGATGATTGGTGTAAGTTCTTTACTGACAATAATATACTTGTCGGTATCTCAATAGATGGTGAAGAACATAATCATGATCATTACAGGAAAACAAACTCAGGCGGACCAACTTTTAAGAGAGTCATGAAGGGTGTTGAACTTCTTCATAAAAACAAAGTTGAATTCAATACTCTGAGTGTAGTTAACAGTTATAACGTGCATTATGCAACCGAAACTTACAGATTTCTTAAGAAGATAGGAAGCGGATTTATTCAGTTTCTGCCTGTTGTTGAAAGGAATACAAATAAGCCGGGAGCTGAGGAACTGAATCTGGTTGCTCCCTCTTTTGGGCCTGATGCACGCGTAACAGACTGGTCAGTAGGTGCAAAAGATTTTGGGAAGTTCCTCATAACCATTTTTAATGAATGGGTACGAAATGATGTTGCCAGGTATTATGTTCAGATCTTCGACACAACTCTTGCAAATTATGTTGGTGAGATGCCCGGATTATGCGTTTTCTCGGAAACATGCGGTGATGCCCTTGTAATGGAGCATAACGGTGACCTGTTCTCATGTGATCACTATGTGTATCCTGAGTATTTTCTGGGAAATATTATGGAGAAACCGATTCTTGATATGGTCAAATCGCAGCGTCAGTTTGATTTCGGAATTGATAAGCGGAATAAATTACCCCGTTATTGTCTGCAGTGCGATGTGCGCTATGCCTGTCATGGTGAATGCCCGAAACACAGATTTATCAATTCTCCTGATGGACAGCCGGGCCTGAATTATCTGTGTGAGGGTTATAAGATGTTTTTCCACCACGTTGAGCCATATATGGATTACATGGCAAAAGAACTTAAAAACAAACGTCCTCCTGCCAACGTAATGCAATGGATCAGGAATAAGGATAGTCAGGTAGTTAAACCGGTTTTACCGGAAAGAAATGATCCTTGTCCATGCGGCAGCGAAAAGAAGTTCAAGAACTGCTGTGCCGGTTTGCCGATATACAAAATGTAA
- a CDS encoding AraC family transcriptional regulator: MNIDPVLYIGISQSFFAGLLISTKKPFTIANRLMASWLFLICSEMLFTLVNNKLLEIYSFPVVAFTYGPLLYLYVKYMTRPDMKFNWFALFHFIPFVIFLTVSVIFRAQPLLEDLKSFFVRDRFISLRIVYGFSFFLSVTAYSILAFIEIKRHQNNLMNLVSYTSGILTLNWLKIISVSFYAAYFILFILGGLNMLGNYIPFDPYFVIFGFITLFSFVYSFYAIRQPVIFGQELKPEPVDKTEQEKYVKSGLKEEQANKYLRNLISFVEEKKPYLDRDLTIQDLSAMTSIPRHYITQILNEKHKKNFFTFINEYRVKEVIERFSDHRYNNYTILAIAFDAGFNSKTTFNSIFKSHTGLTPREYREKASGISA; this comes from the coding sequence GTGAATATCGATCCAGTATTATATATCGGAATTTCACAATCATTCTTTGCAGGATTACTTATTTCTACCAAGAAGCCATTTACAATAGCTAACAGACTAATGGCCTCATGGCTTTTTCTTATCTGTTCTGAGATGCTTTTTACCCTTGTAAACAATAAGCTTCTGGAAATATATTCTTTTCCTGTTGTTGCTTTTACTTATGGCCCGTTGCTTTATTTATATGTAAAGTACATGACACGTCCGGATATGAAGTTCAACTGGTTTGCCCTTTTTCACTTTATACCTTTTGTTATCTTCCTGACAGTATCTGTCATTTTCAGAGCACAGCCGCTGCTTGAGGATCTGAAGAGCTTTTTTGTACGCGATAGATTTATATCACTCAGGATAGTATATGGATTCAGCTTCTTTCTGTCTGTCACAGCTTACAGCATCCTTGCCTTTATTGAGATAAAGCGGCACCAGAATAACCTTATGAATCTGGTTTCCTACACTTCAGGTATACTTACGCTTAACTGGCTGAAAATTATTTCTGTCAGTTTTTATGCTGCCTATTTCATACTGTTTATTCTTGGCGGATTAAATATGCTTGGTAACTATATACCTTTTGACCCCTATTTTGTAATATTTGGATTTATCACACTCTTTTCATTTGTGTACAGTTTTTATGCTATCAGGCAGCCTGTGATTTTTGGTCAGGAGCTGAAACCTGAGCCTGTTGATAAGACGGAACAGGAGAAATACGTAAAAAGTGGTCTGAAGGAAGAGCAGGCAAACAAATACCTCAGAAATCTTATTTCTTTCGTGGAAGAAAAGAAGCCATATCTTGACCGTGATCTTACCATTCAGGATCTCTCAGCAATGACATCTATTCCCCGGCATTATATTACCCAGATTCTTAATGAAAAACATAAAAAGAACTTTTTCACTTTTATCAATGAATACAGGGTAAAAGAAGTTATTGAAAGATTTTCAGATCACCGGTATAACAATTATACAATTCTTGCAATTGCTTTTGATGCCGGATTCAATTCCAAGACAACTTTTAATTCTATCTTCAAGAGCCATACAGGTTTAACTCCCCGGGAGTACAGGGAGAAAGCATCAGGTATTTCTGCATAG
- the mnmE gene encoding tRNA uridine-5-carboxymethylaminomethyl(34) synthesis GTPase MnmE, whose protein sequence is MIRSGETICAPATAIGGAIAIVRISGSECLSICDKIFFAADKKIRLTDQKGFTILFGEIRDSESVIDEVLLSIFRSPHSYTGENAAEISCHGSPYIVNRIMELLIRNGAITANPGEFTQRAFINGKIDLSQAEAVADVIASTTFAAHKVAVNQMRGGFSEEIGRLRFELLNFASLIELELDFGEEDVEFADRNDLKSIILSVKKLSDKLTNSFSLGNVVKNGIPVVIVGKPNSGKSTLLNALLNEEKAIVSDIPGTTRDTIEDTITIDGLAYRFIDTAGLRDTADVIETMGIKKTHEKISLASVILLVDEVSDSSESINKRIRAVREMIKESEKRLIIIINKCDKSQPGQKEELVKEISLNNGEILLCISAKEKSGLDELRSILGEEVLKERLNSNDVIVTNIRHYEALLRVSESLDRVLTGLENQIPEDLIAIDIRQAIHYLGEITGQITSDEILGNIFKNFCIGK, encoded by the coding sequence ATGATCAGATCAGGAGAGACTATATGTGCACCGGCAACTGCTATTGGAGGTGCGATAGCAATTGTAAGAATCAGTGGTTCAGAGTGTCTCAGCATATGTGATAAGATTTTTTTCGCGGCTGATAAAAAAATCAGGCTGACAGATCAAAAGGGCTTCACAATTCTTTTTGGAGAAATCAGAGATAGTGAATCAGTAATTGATGAAGTGCTCTTGAGCATTTTCCGTTCACCCCACTCCTATACCGGCGAAAATGCTGCTGAAATTTCCTGTCATGGCTCCCCTTATATTGTTAACAGGATAATGGAACTGCTAATCAGAAACGGAGCAATCACGGCAAATCCTGGTGAATTCACACAGAGAGCTTTTATAAATGGAAAAATTGACCTGTCTCAGGCCGAAGCAGTTGCTGATGTTATTGCATCTACAACCTTTGCAGCACATAAGGTAGCTGTAAATCAGATGCGTGGTGGCTTTTCCGAAGAGATTGGCCGGTTGAGATTTGAACTTCTGAATTTTGCATCACTTATTGAACTTGAGCTTGATTTTGGAGAGGAAGATGTTGAATTTGCTGACCGCAATGATCTTAAATCCATAATATTAAGTGTAAAAAAATTATCGGATAAACTGACAAACTCCTTTTCACTTGGTAATGTTGTAAAGAATGGAATTCCTGTTGTTATTGTTGGTAAACCTAATTCAGGAAAATCAACACTACTCAATGCTCTTCTGAATGAGGAGAAAGCAATTGTGTCTGACATTCCCGGTACTACCCGTGATACAATCGAAGATACAATTACAATAGATGGATTAGCTTACAGATTCATCGATACTGCAGGATTACGCGACACTGCTGATGTCATTGAAACAATGGGAATTAAGAAAACCCATGAAAAGATATCGCTGGCTTCTGTGATTCTTCTTGTGGATGAAGTTTCAGATTCATCAGAATCAATAAACAAGCGGATCAGGGCAGTCAGGGAAATGATAAAGGAGTCAGAAAAGCGATTGATAATAATCATCAATAAGTGTGATAAATCTCAACCCGGACAAAAAGAAGAATTGGTTAAGGAAATAAGTCTGAATAACGGGGAGATTCTGCTGTGTATCTCTGCAAAAGAGAAATCAGGTCTTGACGAACTAAGGTCAATCCTCGGAGAAGAAGTCCTGAAGGAACGGTTGAATTCAAATGACGTAATAGTCACTAACATAAGACACTATGAAGCCTTACTACGTGTGTCGGAAAGTTTGGACAGAGTGTTGACCGGACTTGAAAATCAGATTCCGGAAGACCTTATTGCCATCGATATAAGACAGGCGATTCATTATCTTGGTGAGATAACAGGGCAGATTACCTCAGATGAGATTCTTGGTAATATTTTTAAGAATTTCTGTATCGGGAAATAG
- a CDS encoding MMPL family transporter translates to MTELIIRFRWLIIVISLALGGFFGLLIPFAETDPDIRNYVPAEMNSRIETDKIESEFGVQDMVVIIFSDSSILSEENLKQIKAIDRDLAKLKGISDRLSPFTIRGIKGEDGMMVAEKLIESIPVETAEVKELTDRVLNNRFARDIVISSDMTTASITATIDSRIPEFETLAGIDSVIREHPGRTKIAKGGLPYIRRHIMEDVRRDGLLLVPAALVIMLLVLKLTLGDWRSVFMPFSVVLISTLISMGMIPLLGWKMSIMTLLVPIILIAVANNYGIYLVARYQEIRKQNSAISNYSLISELLGSLNMPILFSGLTTIAGILGLLTHSIIPARRVGILGASGVTIALVMSLTLIPAFIYLRSSRKTGLIKSKVRKNTSEIFLARLSGIIINYPRSILIVSVLLTVIISSGILLLKTDTNQENYFPKKHPVRLASNIINEKFGGSQTISVMVSGDIKSPEVLKAIDNLTLQMESQKGVGTVFSISQAVREMSKAIFDKGEDGYDKIPDSGNAIAQMFELYNMSGDQDDFKQIMNSDNTKAHILIRLAEPDNKIITEVSNKIALLTRDFPAEVTIGGYAIIMSDFAGSVIRGQLKSLLFALLTVFILLAIIFKSFKGGLIGSIPLATSIVILFGFMGLTGIALDAATALLTSIMIGVGVDFTIQYVWCFNSYFSKGLSHSDATEAAIRTIGRSIIINAASVMAGFSVLMLSGFTSIRFFGYLVLISIGACLIGAILIIPSFIMVFRPKFAGKEFLKLNKQSDEDKNFSIITASSDIPGSGTRA, encoded by the coding sequence ATGACAGAGCTAATAATTAGATTCAGGTGGCTGATTATTGTCATCTCCCTGGCACTTGGCGGCTTTTTCGGATTATTGATTCCATTTGCTGAAACCGATCCGGATATCAGGAACTATGTACCTGCAGAAATGAATTCAAGGATCGAGACTGACAAGATAGAGAGCGAGTTTGGAGTTCAGGATATGGTTGTCATTATCTTCTCTGACAGTTCTATTCTAAGTGAGGAGAACCTTAAACAGATAAAAGCAATCGATCGCGATCTCGCAAAGCTAAAAGGTATCTCAGACCGTCTTTCACCATTTACAATAAGGGGCATAAAGGGAGAAGACGGGATGATGGTAGCAGAGAAGCTTATTGAAAGCATACCTGTTGAAACCGCTGAAGTAAAAGAACTTACTGATCGTGTCCTCAATAACAGATTTGCCCGTGATATTGTCATATCTTCTGACATGACAACTGCCTCAATAACAGCAACAATTGACAGCAGGATTCCTGAATTTGAAACTCTTGCCGGAATTGATTCTGTAATCAGAGAACATCCGGGAAGAACAAAAATAGCTAAAGGCGGCCTGCCATATATCAGGAGGCATATAATGGAAGATGTCAGAAGGGACGGACTGCTTCTTGTTCCGGCAGCTCTGGTGATTATGTTGCTTGTTCTCAAGCTTACCCTTGGCGACTGGAGAAGCGTATTTATGCCCTTCTCGGTTGTTCTGATTTCCACTTTGATAAGTATGGGAATGATTCCGCTTCTTGGATGGAAAATGTCTATAATGACTCTGCTGGTTCCTATTATTCTTATAGCAGTAGCTAATAATTATGGAATTTATCTTGTTGCGAGATACCAGGAAATAAGAAAACAAAACAGTGCAATTTCAAATTATTCTTTGATCAGTGAACTACTGGGTTCGCTTAATATGCCAATTCTTTTCAGCGGTTTAACAACTATAGCAGGGATTCTCGGACTGTTAACACATTCTATTATTCCTGCGAGAAGGGTAGGTATACTGGGAGCTTCGGGAGTGACAATAGCTCTTGTGATGAGTCTTACTCTTATACCTGCGTTTATTTATCTGAGAAGCTCCAGGAAAACCGGACTAATAAAAAGTAAAGTAAGAAAAAATACAAGTGAGATTTTCCTTGCCAGACTTTCCGGAATAATTATTAACTATCCACGGAGCATACTTATTGTTTCTGTATTATTAACTGTCATTATCTCTTCAGGAATTTTGCTACTGAAGACTGATACGAACCAGGAAAACTATTTTCCAAAAAAGCATCCTGTCAGACTTGCTTCGAATATAATTAATGAAAAATTCGGAGGATCCCAGACAATCTCTGTTATGGTTTCCGGCGATATTAAGAGTCCCGAAGTATTAAAGGCTATCGACAATTTGACATTACAGATGGAGAGCCAGAAAGGTGTAGGTACCGTATTTTCAATATCACAGGCTGTCAGAGAGATGAGCAAGGCAATTTTTGATAAAGGAGAAGATGGTTATGACAAAATTCCCGATTCAGGCAACGCGATTGCCCAGATGTTTGAACTGTATAATATGAGTGGTGATCAGGATGATTTTAAACAGATCATGAACTCTGACAATACAAAAGCTCACATATTGATAAGACTTGCAGAGCCTGACAATAAAATTATCACTGAAGTGAGTAATAAAATTGCTCTACTTACCCGGGATTTCCCTGCTGAAGTGACTATCGGCGGTTATGCTATTATTATGTCTGATTTTGCAGGATCAGTAATCAGAGGTCAGCTGAAATCACTTTTGTTTGCTCTTCTTACGGTATTCATTCTTCTGGCAATAATCTTCAAATCATTTAAGGGAGGACTGATTGGTTCAATACCCCTTGCAACTTCAATTGTTATTCTGTTTGGATTTATGGGACTGACAGGCATTGCCCTTGATGCAGCCACCGCTCTTTTGACCTCAATTATGATCGGAGTTGGTGTGGACTTTACTATTCAATATGTCTGGTGTTTCAACTCATATTTCAGTAAAGGATTATCTCATTCAGATGCTACTGAAGCTGCAATCCGGACTATTGGCCGCAGTATAATAATAAACGCAGCAAGTGTAATGGCAGGATTCTCTGTACTGATGCTGTCAGGATTTACTTCTATCAGATTCTTTGGATATCTGGTATTAATCTCCATTGGCGCCTGCCTCATTGGTGCCATACTTATCATTCCTTCTTTTATAATGGTATTCAGGCCAAAATTTGCAGGTAAAGAATTCTTAAAACTTAATAAACAAAGTGATGAAGACAAAAATTTTAGCATTATTACTGCTTCTTCCGATATACCAGGCAGCGGCACAAGAGCCTGA
- a CDS encoding Ldh family oxidoreductase, protein MKQRYIAFDVIEKFMMGILEKAGIPSEDASIIGDVLLKADKLGFDSHGVNRLKPIYLDRIKEGILNPVTQFEIVKEGPTTAVINGHNGMGHVIAFKSMNLAIKKAKEFGMGMVTVRNSTHYGFAGYYPLMAVKENMIGITGTNARPSVAPTFGVENMLGTNPLTFGMPSDDPFPFLLDCATSITQRGKVELYAREGKEMPKGWVIDESGESKTNSVEVLEDFIKGRAALTPLGGVGDETAGYKGYGYATVVEILSAALQQGAFMKMLLGFENGKKVPYPIGHFFIVIDISAFTEPENFKKTTGDILRELRASKKMPGQDRIYTAGEKEHETWLSRKDKGVPFNDQLLKEFQGLCNSYNLKEFLPYFESK, encoded by the coding sequence ATGAAACAAAGATATATTGCCTTTGATGTGATTGAGAAGTTTATGATGGGTATCCTTGAAAAGGCTGGAATTCCCTCTGAGGATGCCTCTATTATTGGCGATGTACTGCTTAAGGCCGACAAGCTTGGATTTGACTCCCATGGAGTAAACAGGCTTAAACCAATTTACCTCGACAGAATAAAGGAGGGTATTCTTAATCCGGTTACTCAATTTGAAATAGTGAAGGAAGGTCCCACAACCGCAGTAATTAACGGGCATAACGGCATGGGGCATGTTATAGCATTCAAATCAATGAATCTGGCCATTAAGAAAGCCAAAGAGTTCGGAATGGGCATGGTAACTGTCCGTAATTCAACTCACTATGGTTTTGCAGGATATTATCCGCTTATGGCTGTTAAAGAAAATATGATCGGTATTACAGGAACAAATGCAAGACCATCTGTTGCGCCTACCTTCGGAGTAGAGAATATGCTTGGCACAAATCCGCTTACTTTTGGAATGCCGAGCGATGATCCATTCCCATTTCTCCTCGATTGTGCCACTTCAATAACACAACGAGGAAAGGTAGAACTTTATGCCCGGGAAGGCAAAGAGATGCCAAAAGGATGGGTTATTGATGAGAGTGGCGAGAGCAAGACCAATTCGGTTGAAGTCCTCGAAGATTTTATTAAGGGACGTGCTGCTCTCACTCCTCTTGGCGGAGTTGGTGATGAAACAGCAGGATACAAAGGTTATGGATATGCCACAGTAGTCGAAATTCTTTCTGCGGCACTTCAACAGGGTGCATTTATGAAGATGTTATTAGGATTTGAAAATGGAAAGAAAGTACCATATCCCATCGGACACTTTTTTATAGTTATTGATATAAGTGCATTTACGGAGCCTGAGAATTTCAAAAAGACAACAGGTGATATACTCCGTGAACTCAGGGCTTCAAAGAAAATGCCCGGTCAGGACCGAATCTATACCGCCGGTGAAAAAGAGCATGAAACCTGGCTTTCAAGAAAAGACAAGGGTGTACCATTTAATGATCAGCTGCTGAAAGAGTTTCAGGGTTTATGCAATAGTTACAACCTGAAAGAATTTCTTCCCTATTTTGAAAGTAAATAG